The following is a genomic window from Nitrospira sp..
GAACGTCAGGATCGTCCATGCCAACGGTTCACGCGCCATGGTCTATGGAGGTCTCGCCGGCCGCTTTGCAGGCAAGCCGGTGATGTGGCATGTGCGGATCGCGGATAAGGACGGTTGGCTGGATCGAGGTCTGGCCCGTATGGCCGCGCGCATCATCGTGAACTCCGAGGCGGTTCGACGGCGATTTCCCTGGATGCCGAATGCCAAGGTACGACGCATTCATAACGGCATCGACCTCGCGCGGTTTGTTCCGCAGGAGCCTCCCGCATCGTTGCGTACCGCCCTGGGGCTAGCGGTTCAAGATCGTGTCGTCGTCAGCGTCGGTCGATTCGTACCGTTCAAGGGGTATGACATCTTGATCGAGGCCGCAGCCTTGCTCCATCAGACGGAGCCGCGGCTTCATTGGGTGTTGGTCGGGGACGGGGAGCAACGTGAGAGGCTTGTCGAACGAAGTGCCGCTCACGGCCTGTCCTCTCAAATACATTTTGTCGGGTGGAAAGATGATGTGCGGCAGTGGCTGGCGCTCGGTGATCTTTTCGTCCTTCCGTCGTTGGCCGAACATTTCGGTCGTGTCGTCGTGGAAGCCATGGCGATGGGCAAGCCGGTGGTCGCCACCGATGCCGGTGGGGTGCCGGAAATCGTGGCGCATGGAGAAACCGGTCTGCTTGTTCCTCCCGGCGATGCGGATCGGCTGGCCGGGGCCGTTCTGCACCTGCTGCATCACCAGGCGGAGCTCACCCGTTGCGGAACGGCGGGCCGGCAGCGGGCCGAGCGACATTTCAGCCTGACCGGCCACGCCAAAGTAGTCGAAGCAATCTATGAAGAATTGATCGAGGCCTCTTGTGCGGCAGCCTGAAACAGGCACGGATTCTCGACAAGGGGATAACATGGCGGCATGATGCACCTGGGCATCGATGGACGGGAATTGGTCGCCGGTGTCCGTACCGGAATCGGCCGGTACCTGCGGGAGGTTCTATTGGCCGCGTCTGCACGGGGTTGGCAGTGCACTTTGTATGGAGATCAGCGCACCGACGTCGAAGGGCTTCCTCCCCATGTAAGGACCAGGGTGATGCAGCAGGGTTGGACTCAGTGGTGGGACCAGGTGAGTTTACCCCTGCAATTGGTTCGGGATCGCGTCTCGGTCTTCTTATCCCCCTACTACAAGGGACCGGTGATCGCCGGCTGCCCGGTCGTCTTGACCATCCATGACCTGTTCTTCATCGGTTATCCCGGCAGACCACGCCCGTTCTACGATCTGATGATGACCGGGCTCGGTAGATTGTATGCAAACCGCGCCGCGAAGATCATCGCGGACTCCGACTATTCGAAACAGGCCATCGTCGAGCGACTGGCGGTCGCGCCGTCGAAAGTCACCGTGATTCCCCTGGCGGTCGGGCGGGAATTTATTCCGCAACCGCTCACGCCGCGCATCCGCGACACCTATCGACTGCGCGACCCCTATGTGCTCTATGTCGGGAATTTCAAGCCGCACAAGAATCTTCCGCGCCTCCTGCAGGCCTATGCGGCCCTGCCTGCTGCCTTGCGGACCCGTTATCAATTGGTGTTGGCCGGAGGAGACGGTGAAAACCGACCGGCCGTCGAACGGACGGTGCGACGACTGAACATCATCGATCGGGTCGTTCTGCCTGGTGTGATCGATGATCGTGACCTGCCCGCCCTCTACAGCGGCTGTTCGTTGTTCGTACTGCCGTCCCTCTGCGAAGGGTTCGGCCTTCCGGCACTGGAAGCCATGGCCTGTGGGGCACCGGTGGCTGTTGCCGACCGGGCGGCGATTCCGGAGGTGGTCGGCACAGCAGGATTGCTCTTCGATCCGGAAGAGAAGGCTTCCATCACAGCGGCGCTGAGTCATGCCTTGTCCAGCGAGGGAGTTCGTAACCGTCTCCGTCGAGAAGGACAGGAGCGGGCACAGGCATTCGGTCCGGCGAAAACCAGTGAATTGGTCCTCGCGCTGCTGGAGGAGGCCTGTGTGTTGAGGATTGCGGCGTGAACGTGAGGAGGACCGTTGTTTTGGAAACGCGATTCCGCTCGAACCTCCGACGGTTCTTTTTTACAATTGTGACGGCATGGAGTTCGACTGCGTAGTGACGCGTATGGGCATGACCGACATGGCCGAGCATGATCGAGAGCGAGCCGGCGTTTCGTCTCGCCTCACGCAGACCTGTGTCTGTGCCGATGGCGGACCGCTATGGGCCGAAGGGGATGGTTCCCAGGGCATACTCAGATGCAGCAGTTGCGACCTCCTCATGCGACAGGATCCGCAGCGGGACGACTTCACAGGATGGTACGAGCAACACTATTGGCAGGAATTTTTTGATGAGCAACAAGGGCTTGCCAGGAGCAATCTCTGGACCCACATCATGAATCGCATCGAGCGACTGATGTCCGGACGGGGGCTGCTGGTCGATGTCGGGTGCGGCGGGGGGGCTCTGCTGAGTCATTGTCGAGATCGTGGGTGGAACGGTATCGGCTTCGAACTGTCGCAAGCAGCGGTCCGATCAGCCTGCGCCCAGGGCCTCGATGTCCGCCGGCAAGGCTGGCCTCCCTGTCCTTTGCCCGACGCGACCGTTCAAGCAGTCACCTGCGTCAATGTGCTGGACC
Proteins encoded in this region:
- a CDS encoding Glycosyltransferase, producing the protein MTASPVLFLSNHGPIVGGGEISLLTLMTALDQTRWRPLLVVPEEGRVADEARVAGIPTWVIPFPTLKKPQRALFSTVGDLRSLMLAQNVRIVHANGSRAMVYGGLAGRFAGKPVMWHVRIADKDGWLDRGLARMAARIIVNSEAVRRRFPWMPNAKVRRIHNGIDLARFVPQEPPASLRTALGLAVQDRVVVSVGRFVPFKGYDILIEAAALLHQTEPRLHWVLVGDGEQRERLVERSAAHGLSSQIHFVGWKDDVRQWLALGDLFVLPSLAEHFGRVVVEAMAMGKPVVATDAGGVPEIVAHGETGLLVPPGDADRLAGAVLHLLHHQAELTRCGTAGRQRAERHFSLTGHAKVVEAIYEELIEASCAAA